A single genomic interval of Petroclostridium xylanilyticum harbors:
- the fliM gene encoding flagellar motor switch protein FliM, translated as MGDILSQSEIDELLKALNAGEIDVNQMKTTTHEKKIRNYDFRRPNKFAKDHLRTLNIIHEDYSRYITNFLSAYLRTLVHVEVISVEEISYHEFNNSISNPAVLAIVDFLPLSGYIILEINPNIVFALIDRILGGRGITVDKIRGFTEIELSIIERIVNQILGLLREPWENVADLKPRLDRIETNSQFAQIISPNEMVALITLDTKIGDVKGMINICIPHLVVEPVLPRLSTRYWFASIEKEISPQTKKSIENKIEDTNIPIKVILGKATLSVGDFIELQKGDVIQLDTTVNSDLKVLVGNIHKFNGKPGVKKNRISVKITEIIRKEEEEI; from the coding sequence ATGGGTGATATTTTATCACAGAGCGAAATTGACGAGTTGCTTAAAGCATTAAATGCCGGTGAAATTGATGTAAACCAGATGAAGACCACCACCCATGAAAAAAAGATCAGGAACTATGATTTCAGAAGGCCCAATAAGTTTGCAAAGGACCATTTGCGGACGTTAAATATTATTCATGAGGATTATTCCAGGTATATTACAAATTTTTTGTCAGCCTATTTGAGAACCTTGGTTCATGTTGAAGTTATTTCAGTTGAAGAAATCAGTTATCATGAATTTAATAATTCCATCTCAAATCCTGCAGTTTTAGCGATAGTGGACTTTCTTCCATTAAGCGGGTACATCATTTTAGAAATTAATCCTAATATTGTCTTTGCACTTATTGATAGAATTTTAGGTGGGAGAGGTATTACTGTCGATAAGATAAGAGGATTCACGGAGATTGAACTGTCAATTATTGAACGAATTGTTAATCAAATATTAGGTTTATTAAGAGAGCCATGGGAAAACGTTGCAGATTTGAAACCAAGGCTGGATAGGATAGAAACGAATTCACAGTTTGCGCAAATCATCTCTCCTAATGAAATGGTAGCTTTGATCACGCTTGACACAAAAATTGGAGATGTTAAAGGGATGATCAATATATGCATACCTCATCTTGTTGTTGAACCTGTTTTGCCCAGGTTAAGCACAAGATACTGGTTTGCATCCATCGAAAAAGAAATATCTCCTCAAACCAAAAAAAGTATAGAAAATAAAATCGAAGATACGAATATTCCAATAAAAGTTATATTAGGCAAAGCGACTCTTTCAGTTGGAGATTTTATTGAACTTCAAAAAGGTGATGTTATCCAGCTGGATACTACGGTAAACTCTGACTTGAAGGTTTTGGTTGGGAATATTCACAAATTTAATGGAAAGCCGGGAGTAAAAAAGAATAGGATATCTGTTAAGATAACAGAGATAATACGAAAGGAGGAGGAAGAAATATGA
- the fliY gene encoding flagellar motor switch phosphatase FliY, which produces MSEMLSQAEIDALLNGTMDFDISNNEDEETFTAEEADALGEVGNISMGTSATTLFTLLGQKVLITTPKVTVTDWDSLAAEHTIPYVAVKVEYTEGLKGTNLLILKEQDVKIITDLMMGGDGSNTSGELTELHLSAIGEAMNQMIGSSATSLSSMLNKKIDISPPNAFVIDFASDFPFETLGHSQKIVKVAFRMVIGNLIDSEIMQLIPLDFAKNLVHNLLQTQEEPPAQQPPAAAKPSGMQKQQEQRPSSNLGKQSSGGMEMSAREYNVQPPRTPVNVQPVQFQSFEENRMAGERENISLIMDVPLEVTVELGRTQRLIKDILEFVPGSIIELDKLAGEPIDILVNGKIIAKGEVVVIDESFGVRITDIVNPSKRL; this is translated from the coding sequence ATGAGCGAAATGCTTTCACAAGCTGAAATTGATGCATTGCTAAATGGCACTATGGATTTTGATATATCTAACAATGAGGATGAGGAGACTTTCACTGCCGAAGAAGCAGATGCATTGGGCGAAGTTGGAAATATCAGCATGGGAACCTCTGCCACTACGCTTTTTACCTTACTGGGCCAGAAAGTATTAATTACAACGCCAAAAGTTACTGTTACCGACTGGGACAGTCTGGCTGCGGAACATACTATTCCATACGTAGCAGTAAAGGTTGAGTATACTGAAGGGTTAAAAGGAACTAACCTGTTAATTTTAAAGGAGCAAGATGTAAAAATTATAACAGATCTGATGATGGGGGGGGATGGGAGTAATACTTCTGGTGAGTTGACAGAATTGCATTTAAGTGCAATAGGTGAGGCTATGAACCAGATGATTGGGTCTTCAGCTACTTCCCTGTCATCAATGCTTAATAAAAAGATTGATATCTCACCACCAAATGCTTTTGTAATAGATTTTGCCAGTGATTTTCCTTTCGAAACTCTTGGCCATAGCCAAAAGATTGTAAAAGTTGCTTTTAGAATGGTAATAGGCAATTTAATTGATAGTGAGATTATGCAGCTTATTCCTCTTGATTTTGCAAAAAATTTAGTCCATAATTTATTGCAAACACAAGAAGAGCCTCCGGCGCAGCAGCCACCTGCGGCAGCCAAACCGTCGGGGATGCAAAAACAACAGGAACAGAGACCATCATCGAATTTAGGAAAGCAAAGTTCTGGAGGTATGGAAATGTCTGCCAGGGAATACAATGTGCAGCCTCCAAGAACGCCGGTGAATGTTCAACCAGTGCAGTTTCAATCTTTTGAAGAAAATCGCATGGCCGGTGAAAGAGAGAATATCAGCCTTATTATGGATGTTCCACTGGAAGTTACTGTTGAATTGGGAAGGACACAAAGATTGATCAAAGATATATTAGAGTTTGTCCCCGGTTCAATTATAGAGCTGGATAAACTGGCCGGGGAACCAATAGATATACTGGTCAACGGTAAAATTATTGCAAAAGGTGAAGTAGTTGTAATAGATGAAAGTTTTGGTGTGAGAATCACAGATATTGTCAACCCATCAAAAAGACTATAG
- a CDS encoding flagellar hook capping FlgD N-terminal domain-containing protein, protein MSLTPVQNNQIMENYFTMPSKRNTGNLGKDDFLNLLVTQLKYQDPLKPMEDKEFIAQMAQFSSLEQMQNMNTTFSSVKAFSMIGKEISATVKDEESGELKVITGVAESVRLVKGKTYVVVDGKDILVDDITDVFDAPSVQPDRLTNFTGMIGQKATGVFVDAETLKAMDITGDVASLKLINGTVYSVINNANVVIDDVMLNEDEQASFTDLETYLTEKMEKGEEITAILVRKDAGSDIETKVTVKGFLKSFEANEEGEIVSAVMDGIRIPANNIHTIGN, encoded by the coding sequence ATGTCGTTAACTCCAGTGCAAAATAATCAAATAATGGAAAATTATTTTACCATGCCGTCAAAACGAAATACCGGTAATCTTGGCAAAGATGACTTTTTGAACTTGTTGGTAACACAGTTGAAGTACCAGGACCCTTTAAAACCGATGGAAGATAAGGAATTTATTGCACAAATGGCCCAATTTTCATCACTGGAACAGATGCAGAATATGAATACCACATTTAGCAGCGTAAAAGCATTCAGTATGATTGGAAAAGAAATTTCAGCAACAGTTAAAGACGAAGAGTCCGGGGAATTAAAGGTTATTACCGGGGTGGCAGAAAGCGTAAGACTGGTAAAAGGGAAGACTTATGTAGTTGTAGATGGGAAAGATATTTTAGTAGATGACATTACTGATGTATTTGATGCACCATCCGTACAACCGGATAGACTCACAAACTTCACCGGAATGATAGGTCAAAAAGCTACAGGCGTTTTTGTTGATGCTGAAACGCTTAAGGCTATGGATATAACCGGTGATGTGGCTTCGCTTAAACTGATCAACGGAACCGTATACTCGGTAATAAACAATGCAAATGTTGTGATAGATGATGTAATGCTCAATGAAGATGAACAGGCTTCATTTACGGATTTAGAAACATATTTAACTGAAAAGATGGAAAAAGGTGAAGAAATAACAGCCATATTGGTTAGAAAAGATGCAGGCAGCGATATAGAAACCAAGGTAACAGTAAAGGGATTCCTCAAATCTTTTGAAGCTAATGAAGAGGGTGAAATTGTTTCTGCCGTAATGGATGGAATAAGGATTCCTGCCAATAATATTCACACGATTGGCAATTAG
- a CDS encoding TIGR02530 family flagellar biosynthesis protein has translation MAIRQQAGDAMNEINKILTSRVVTTGKPVFSVPSRSNTSEAERAGVFDDILREKLSNTQELKFSKHAEARLKSRNISINPEQWQKIRDAVAKAEKKGVKESLILMGKLALVVSVKNKTVITAVSNEELKENVFTNIDGAVII, from the coding sequence TTGGCAATTAGGCAACAGGCTGGTGATGCGATGAATGAAATAAATAAAATTCTGACAAGCAGAGTCGTTACAACGGGAAAACCTGTTTTTTCGGTGCCTTCAAGAAGTAATACTTCAGAGGCCGAAAGAGCCGGCGTTTTTGATGATATTTTAAGAGAGAAGCTATCAAATACACAGGAGCTGAAATTTTCAAAGCATGCAGAAGCCCGTTTGAAATCCCGGAATATCAGTATTAATCCGGAACAATGGCAAAAAATCCGTGACGCTGTTGCCAAAGCCGAAAAAAAGGGAGTTAAAGAATCTCTAATATTAATGGGCAAGCTTGCATTAGTGGTAAGCGTAAAAAACAAGACAGTTATCACGGCTGTAAGCAATGAAGAACTAAAAGAAAATGTTTTTACAAACATTGATGGAGCAGTGATCATATAA
- a CDS encoding flagellar hook protein FlgE, with amino-acid sequence MMRSMFSGVSGLRAHQTRMDVIGNNIANVNTVGFKSGRVTFQEIFSQTIRGAAAPDTATGRGGTNPMQVGLGISVASIDTIHTRGSLQRTDNPTDLAIDGEGFFIVKGGDSDTYRFTRAGNFGIDKLGNLVTADGMNVYGWDRDLETGGFDTEKSIKPINIYTGKRIISAKETSKAVFEGNLDASEKVITEIVEPGTSPATNFASPISVSGNNMDFLRKVEKSEAEVFNVPYTVYDKLGNDYTITLTFVKNEIGTDSVTGKPITQWFWYALPDDTRQGILNHEYNQEKGLNPTDPGAKVPDIDPATITPAQGIITFDEAGKPIDVELDSVLLPDNKLSTDITVTPNAGTDAFDITLDFSNLTQFKADGSVKATDVNGYGPGKLVTFNIGTDGIITGIYSNGQQQALGMIALAFFENPAGLQKVGSNLYIPTTNSGDFKKGLKPGSEGVGTLSPGTLEMSNVDLSREFTEMITTQRGFQANSRIITTSDEMLQELVNLKR; translated from the coding sequence ATGATGAGATCAATGTTTTCTGGTGTATCCGGTTTAAGAGCTCACCAGACCAGAATGGACGTTATAGGCAACAATATTGCAAATGTAAATACAGTAGGTTTCAAATCCGGCAGGGTAACCTTCCAGGAAATATTCAGCCAGACCATCAGAGGGGCAGCTGCCCCGGATACTGCTACCGGACGTGGCGGTACCAATCCCATGCAGGTAGGTCTTGGGATTTCTGTTGCTTCTATTGACACTATTCATACAAGAGGCAGCCTGCAGAGAACCGACAATCCCACTGACCTTGCAATAGACGGAGAAGGATTCTTCATTGTAAAAGGCGGAGATTCTGATACATACAGGTTTACACGGGCAGGGAACTTTGGCATAGATAAGCTGGGAAATTTGGTAACAGCAGACGGAATGAATGTATATGGCTGGGACAGAGACCTGGAGACAGGAGGTTTTGATACTGAAAAATCTATAAAGCCTATCAACATCTATACAGGTAAAAGAATAATTTCTGCCAAGGAAACTTCGAAAGCAGTATTTGAAGGAAATCTGGATGCTTCTGAAAAGGTTATCACGGAGATTGTTGAACCGGGTACTTCGCCGGCAACAAATTTTGCTAGCCCAATCAGTGTTTCCGGAAATAACATGGATTTTCTCAGAAAAGTTGAAAAAAGCGAGGCAGAAGTTTTTAATGTACCTTATACAGTTTATGATAAACTTGGGAATGATTACACAATAACATTAACTTTTGTAAAAAATGAAATAGGTACAGACAGCGTAACCGGTAAACCAATAACTCAATGGTTTTGGTACGCTTTGCCTGATGACACACGGCAAGGGATTTTGAATCATGAATATAACCAAGAGAAAGGTTTAAATCCCACTGACCCTGGGGCAAAAGTACCTGATATAGACCCGGCTACTATTACTCCCGCCCAAGGAATTATAACATTTGATGAAGCAGGAAAGCCCATTGATGTAGAGCTGGATTCTGTATTGCTTCCAGACAACAAGCTGTCGACTGATATAACAGTTACTCCAAATGCAGGTACGGACGCCTTTGATATTACTTTGGATTTTTCAAATTTAACCCAATTTAAAGCAGACGGTTCGGTTAAAGCAACTGACGTTAACGGTTATGGCCCGGGTAAATTGGTTACATTTAACATCGGGACTGATGGTATTATCACAGGAATCTATAGCAACGGACAGCAGCAGGCGTTGGGTATGATAGCTCTTGCTTTCTTTGAAAACCCTGCAGGTTTGCAGAAGGTAGGGTCCAATTTGTATATCCCGACAACCAACTCCGGTGATTTCAAAAAAGGCTTGAAACCCGGTTCGGAAGGTGTAGGTACGCTTAGTCCCGGAACTCTTGAAATGTCCAATGTGGATTTATCAAGGGAGTTTACAGAAATGATTACAACCCAAAGAGGTTTCCAGGCGAATTCACGAATCATTACAACTTCCGACGAAATGTTACAGGAACTGGTAAATCTTAAGAGGTAA
- a CDS encoding response regulator, whose product MGKKILIVDDAAFMRMMIKDILTKNGFEVVGEAENGAKAIEKYKELNPDLVIMDITMPEVDGIQAVREIKKLDGDSKIIMCSAMGQQAMVIESIQAGARDFVVKPFQAERVIEAVKKVIG is encoded by the coding sequence ATGGGCAAAAAGATTCTTATTGTGGATGATGCTGCATTTATGAGAATGATGATTAAAGATATTTTAACTAAAAATGGGTTTGAAGTAGTTGGAGAAGCTGAAAATGGTGCTAAAGCTATTGAAAAATACAAGGAATTAAATCCTGACCTGGTTATAATGGATATAACCATGCCGGAAGTAGATGGGATACAGGCTGTCAGGGAAATCAAAAAGCTTGATGGTGATTCAAAAATAATCATGTGTTCTGCTATGGGGCAGCAGGCGATGGTCATTGAATCAATTCAAGCAGGAGCAAGAGATTTTGTTGTCAAGCCTTTTCAGGCAGAGCGTGTGATTGAAGCAGTAAAAAAGGTAATTGGATAG
- a CDS encoding flagellar FlbD family protein produces the protein MIKVTRFNGKEFYVNSDMIEFLESTPDTVITTTTGKKIVVLESVEEVIDRIIEYKNKIYYRDREFRKVE, from the coding sequence ATGATAAAGGTGACTCGCTTTAACGGTAAGGAATTTTATGTCAATAGCGATATGATTGAATTTTTGGAATCTACCCCGGATACGGTGATTACTACTACTACCGGGAAGAAAATAGTGGTTTTGGAATCTGTAGAAGAGGTAATAGATAGGATTATTGAATATAAAAATAAAATTTATTATAGAGACAGAGAATTCAGGAAAGTAGAATAA
- a CDS encoding flagellar hook-length control protein FliK — MYNSPMVAFLGKSVSTDLHSSFRRSFSDDFRSIFNDSMRKNEFSQVTQKASKKIDGVSERLNSKNFDSKGRLANTGSGNDAIQSKKVREKDNEESSQKGKVSREDIEFLSQASGLSVQWIEQLLSTEGPGSVSEMEQLISDAGILPSMVDNELAKIAQLLNSLKDAGHMAADSKIAIIDKLQGLVNQVENIISEQDSQFQQQVIGIVDNLKQEISQSKKDIAKSILLHKAIEEGINKTAEDLNKLKTQQSTVTQDDSKYLEKQDSELNTAMEAKEIQKNNEGNHSQSGQSDQKDFAFLGKVKIVDLRSKETVNQPYQMPFNEVMEIKYNNLNTGMIKKHFNLQNINKENIVKQVVENAKFTLSDDRSEMVMQLKPDNLGKLALKIVTERGMMVAKFTAESQQVKEIIEASLPQLKDALESQGLNVKGFSVSVGDHSAQNQAFERASKGRLKKILSIEDKDHLVAVSGYNEDYVLNNPYQVSDSSIDFTA; from the coding sequence ATGTATAATAGTCCAATGGTTGCGTTTTTGGGAAAATCTGTTTCGACAGATCTCCATAGCAGCTTTAGAAGAAGCTTTTCCGATGATTTCAGGTCAATTTTTAATGATTCAATGAGAAAAAATGAATTCAGCCAGGTTACACAAAAAGCAAGTAAAAAAATTGATGGTGTGTCTGAAAGGCTTAATTCAAAAAACTTTGACTCAAAAGGGCGCTTAGCAAATACTGGTTCTGGAAATGATGCTATACAATCCAAAAAAGTGAGAGAAAAAGATAATGAAGAGTCCAGCCAAAAAGGTAAAGTTAGCAGGGAAGACATTGAATTTTTGTCACAGGCTTCCGGTTTAAGTGTTCAGTGGATTGAACAACTGCTTAGTACCGAAGGTCCGGGCAGTGTGAGTGAAATGGAACAGTTGATAAGCGATGCGGGTATATTACCTTCAATGGTAGACAACGAACTCGCTAAAATAGCTCAACTGTTAAACAGCTTAAAAGATGCCGGACACATGGCAGCAGACAGTAAGATAGCAATTATTGACAAACTTCAAGGCCTTGTGAATCAGGTGGAAAATATCATTAGCGAACAAGATTCACAGTTTCAACAACAAGTTATAGGTATTGTAGATAATTTGAAGCAGGAAATATCCCAATCTAAGAAGGATATTGCCAAATCCATACTTTTACATAAGGCAATAGAAGAGGGGATCAATAAAACTGCGGAAGATTTGAACAAATTAAAAACTCAGCAAAGTACTGTCACCCAGGATGATAGCAAATATTTAGAAAAACAGGATAGTGAATTGAATACAGCGATGGAAGCAAAAGAAATTCAAAAAAATAACGAGGGCAACCATTCCCAAAGTGGCCAATCCGATCAAAAGGATTTTGCGTTCTTGGGCAAAGTTAAAATAGTTGACCTTCGAAGCAAAGAAACTGTAAATCAACCTTACCAGATGCCGTTTAATGAAGTTATGGAAATAAAATATAATAACCTGAATACAGGAATGATAAAGAAGCATTTTAACTTACAAAATATCAATAAGGAAAATATAGTAAAACAAGTGGTTGAAAATGCAAAATTTACTCTTTCCGATGACAGGTCAGAAATGGTAATGCAGCTCAAGCCTGATAACCTGGGCAAATTGGCTTTAAAGATAGTTACCGAAAGAGGAATGATGGTTGCTAAGTTCACTGCAGAAAGCCAGCAGGTGAAGGAAATTATTGAAGCCAGCCTGCCGCAACTGAAAGATGCGTTGGAAAGCCAGGGATTAAATGTAAAAGGCTTCAGTGTATCTGTAGGAGACCATAGTGCACAAAACCAGGCATTTGAAAGGGCAAGTAAGGGAAGATTAAAGAAAATCCTAAGTATTGAAGATAAGGATCACCTGGTTGCAGTTTCAGGTTATAATGAAGATTATGTTTTAAACAATCCTTATCAAGTATCTGACAGCAGTATTGATTTTACTGCATGA
- a CDS encoding flagellar biosynthetic protein FliO, with amino-acid sequence MGKEFSMPSGFEVFMNILFGLVVFASLLFLAYVSTRLIGQKAAAAMKSKHMKVIDSITLGIDKNIYLIQVGKKFILVAASGKTLQYLTDVELNDFEDTTEEINQQFKFSDIFEKYLNKVVFKKGQTFHLSNQPRDEKNDSIPQNIIKIKNSFEKLKVNRKGGDENINV; translated from the coding sequence ATGGGAAAGGAATTTTCTATGCCGTCTGGATTTGAGGTTTTTATGAATATTTTATTTGGTTTAGTGGTTTTCGCCAGTCTTCTTTTTCTGGCTTATGTGTCTACCCGGTTGATAGGGCAGAAGGCTGCTGCAGCGATGAAAAGCAAGCATATGAAAGTTATTGATTCAATTACCCTGGGAATTGATAAAAATATTTATCTGATACAGGTAGGCAAAAAATTTATTCTTGTGGCAGCATCGGGAAAAACGCTTCAATACCTAACTGATGTTGAATTGAATGATTTTGAGGATACAACGGAAGAAATAAATCAGCAGTTTAAATTTTCTGATATATTTGAAAAGTATTTAAATAAGGTTGTATTCAAAAAGGGGCAAACTTTCCATTTAAGTAATCAACCAAGGGATGAAAAGAATGATAGCATCCCCCAAAATATTATAAAAATTAAGAATTCTTTTGAAAAGTTAAAGGTCAATCGTAAAGGCGGAGATGAAAATATCAATGTATAA
- a CDS encoding flagellar basal body-associated FliL family protein, with protein sequence MSKGNLILLGIILILVLAIAFGIGWLVVSGGQDNKEAEAKPKYDLKKSKLYAIAGEPIVSNLNTGDVKDKKVIRVKAQLRVADDKIIKVLTERNVEIVDIMISILRAKTPEEMIKPDAKEIVKNELINKINKAFNTDKVLDAFFEEFIVQ encoded by the coding sequence ATGAGCAAAGGTAATTTAATATTGTTGGGAATTATATTAATTCTTGTCCTTGCAATAGCCTTTGGAATAGGCTGGTTGGTTGTTTCCGGAGGACAGGATAATAAGGAAGCAGAGGCTAAGCCTAAATATGATTTAAAAAAATCAAAATTATATGCTATTGCCGGGGAACCGATTGTTTCTAATCTGAATACAGGTGACGTAAAAGATAAAAAAGTAATACGGGTAAAGGCGCAATTAAGAGTTGCTGATGATAAAATAATAAAAGTACTAACAGAAAGAAATGTAGAGATCGTTGATATCATGATTTCTATTTTAAGAGCTAAAACGCCGGAAGAAATGATAAAGCCTGATGCCAAGGAAATCGTAAAAAATGAGTTAATCAATAAGATTAATAAGGCTTTTAACACCGATAAGGTTTTGGATGCATTTTTTGAAGAATTTATAGTACAGTAG
- a CDS encoding motility protein A: MINQAIAIAKWGVSMDIATIIGFVLGLFFILLSIAMGGPLMLFYNVPSIMITLGGTFCATLIQYPLDKFINAFKTIKHAVKVRALAPAEIIRGIIELANIARKEGLLALEEAAAQIDDKFLQKGVLLIVDGTDPELVRNILETELAFIEGRHKESQGIFEAMASYGPAYGMIGTLIGLIQMLNKLSDPSTIGPAMAVALITTFYGSILANFIFTPIAGKLKVRSAEEILLKEVMIEGLLSIQAGENPRIIEEKLKAFLAPKLRESIGKKEEVEGVGAET, translated from the coding sequence ATGATAAATCAAGCAATTGCTATTGCTAAGTGGGGTGTCTCAATGGATATTGCAACTATAATAGGCTTTGTACTAGGTTTATTTTTTATATTACTTTCTATAGCGATGGGTGGCCCGTTAATGCTTTTTTACAATGTCCCGTCTATCATGATAACTCTGGGTGGAACTTTTTGTGCTACGCTAATCCAATATCCTCTCGATAAGTTTATCAATGCTTTTAAAACTATAAAACATGCTGTTAAGGTAAGAGCATTGGCACCGGCAGAAATAATCAGAGGGATTATAGAGCTGGCGAATATCGCCAGAAAAGAAGGGCTTTTGGCATTAGAGGAAGCAGCAGCTCAAATTGATGATAAATTTCTTCAAAAAGGTGTTCTTTTAATAGTAGATGGTACTGATCCGGAACTGGTAAGAAATATTCTGGAAACCGAGCTTGCTTTTATCGAGGGAAGACATAAGGAAAGCCAGGGAATATTTGAGGCAATGGCAAGTTATGGTCCGGCTTATGGGATGATAGGTACATTAATAGGCCTTATTCAAATGTTAAATAAATTAAGCGACCCGTCAACCATTGGTCCGGCAATGGCAGTTGCCCTTATTACTACGTTTTATGGTTCCATTCTGGCAAATTTTATATTTACTCCCATTGCAGGAAAATTGAAAGTGCGAAGTGCGGAAGAAATTCTCTTAAAAGAGGTTATGATAGAAGGTCTTTTATCTATTCAGGCAGGGGAAAATCCAAGAATTATTGAAGAAAAGTTAAAAGCATTCCTTGCACCGAAATTGCGTGAATCGATTGGTAAAAAAGAAGAGGTAGAGGGTGTAGGTGCAGAGACATGA
- a CDS encoding OmpA/MotB family protein, giving the protein MSRRRNSEEVKKGAPEWMNTYGDMVTLLLTFFIMLFAMSTIDVQKFEQIIHSIQGSLGVNYGGTSVSKDKLATEGQEDYPDLQDFVKNINSPGGMSEVLKEAQDMEKIYFQVKAYIDKNNLGDSVEITRDKPGLLIRFKDNVLFDSGKADLKEDSKKILKYIAGMLNEFTQDIRVEGHTDNVPIHTPQFPSNWELSTQRAVNVLKYFIEENGFNPVRLSAVGYGEYHPVADNSTEAGRRQNRRVDIVILKTYVADEISSEKGDNKANEQR; this is encoded by the coding sequence ATGAGCAGAAGAAGAAATTCCGAGGAAGTAAAAAAAGGTGCTCCTGAATGGATGAATACCTATGGAGATATGGTTACACTGCTTCTTACGTTTTTTATAATGCTTTTTGCCATGTCTACTATCGATGTGCAGAAATTTGAACAAATTATCCATTCAATTCAAGGGTCATTGGGGGTTAACTATGGAGGGACCTCGGTTAGCAAAGATAAATTGGCTACCGAAGGACAAGAAGATTACCCTGATTTGCAAGACTTTGTAAAAAATATAAATTCCCCCGGTGGGATGAGCGAAGTCCTAAAAGAAGCCCAGGATATGGAAAAGATCTATTTTCAAGTAAAAGCATATATTGATAAAAATAATCTGGGGGATTCAGTGGAAATAACGAGAGATAAACCCGGCCTGCTGATAAGATTTAAAGACAATGTTTTATTTGATTCGGGAAAAGCAGATTTAAAAGAGGATTCAAAAAAAATATTAAAATATATTGCCGGGATGTTGAATGAGTTTACCCAGGATATCAGGGTAGAAGGGCATACTGATAATGTTCCCATACACACCCCACAATTCCCAAGCAACTGGGAATTGTCTACACAACGGGCCGTAAATGTCCTTAAATATTTTATCGAAGAAAATGGGTTCAACCCTGTAAGATTATCTGCTGTTGGGTATGGTGAATATCACCCGGTTGCAGACAATTCCACAGAAGCAGGGAGAAGGCAGAACAGGCGTGTAGATATCGTTATCTTAAAAACCTATGTTGCAGATGAGATTTCTTCTGAAAAGGGGGACAATAAAGCGAATGAGCAAAGGTAA
- the fliP gene encoding flagellar type III secretion system pore protein FliP (The bacterial flagellar biogenesis protein FliP forms a type III secretion system (T3SS)-type pore required for flagellar assembly.), which produces MYKKLFSKAGIVFIIILVIITTASVAYAEPQFPIPKLGVNLEPAQNRQDVATSLQILFILTILSLAPAILIMMTSFTRIIIILSFLRNALGTQQMPPNQVLIGLALFLTFFIMAPIGTKINNDAIQPYLREEIGQDVAFKRAMQPLREFMLRNTREKDLALFISLSGVEKIENKDDIPTKAVIPAFIISELKTAFQFGFILYIPFLVIDMVVASTLMSMGMMMLPPIMISLPFKILLFIMVDGWNLMVQSIITSFK; this is translated from the coding sequence ATGTATAAAAAATTATTCAGTAAAGCGGGGATTGTCTTCATTATTATTCTGGTAATTATCACAACTGCTTCAGTAGCATATGCAGAGCCGCAGTTCCCTATTCCAAAATTGGGTGTTAACCTTGAGCCTGCTCAAAACCGGCAGGATGTAGCAACCAGTTTGCAAATTCTATTTATATTGACCATTTTGTCTTTAGCGCCTGCAATACTAATTATGATGACCTCCTTTACGCGTATTATCATTATTTTATCATTTTTAAGAAATGCGTTAGGCACTCAGCAAATGCCGCCTAATCAGGTGCTTATTGGATTGGCACTATTTTTAACATTTTTTATTATGGCCCCAATAGGAACTAAAATTAATAATGATGCCATACAGCCATATTTAAGGGAAGAGATAGGGCAGGATGTTGCGTTTAAGCGGGCAATGCAGCCATTACGGGAATTTATGCTCCGTAATACCAGAGAAAAAGATCTTGCATTGTTTATTTCTCTATCAGGGGTTGAAAAAATTGAAAATAAAGATGATATTCCTACTAAAGCAGTTATTCCTGCTTTTATCATTAGTGAGCTTAAAACAGCATTCCAATTTGGTTTTATCCTATACATTCCTTTTCTAGTTATAGATATGGTGGTGGCAAGTACTTTAATGTCCATGGGAATGATGATGCTTCCGCCTATCATGATTTCTTTGCCTTTTAAAATATTGTTGTTTATAATGGTGGATGGGTGGAATTTAATGGTTCAGTCCATCATCACCAGTTTTAAATAA